From the genome of Arthrobacter alpinus, one region includes:
- a CDS encoding IS30 family transposase — protein sequence MGRRRLSFSDRADIAVGILAGKSDRQIGADLGRDHTIIWRERHRNSTKTRGYRPVSADCAAERRRSRPQARKIETDPVLAARVKADLARSRTPRQIAGRLRLEATDDSVETMTKSPDAEGRTVSHEAIYRWIYALPKGELAKSGILLQSKRTKRKSVKPLGERTGGRIIGMVSIDDRPEEAADRRVPGAWEGDLVVGKGGKSAIATLVERHSRFLIMLGLPEGKKADGLADVLINRVNDLPALMRGSLTWDQGTEMARHAQLTLATDLPVYFAHPHSPWERPSNENTNGLIREYLPKGIELTSHQPYLDSIADELNDRPRAVLGFLTPREVFTKLLNDDVAKTA from the coding sequence GTGGGGCGTAGGCGATTGTCGTTTTCGGATCGGGCGGACATCGCCGTAGGCATTCTGGCTGGCAAGTCTGATCGTCAGATCGGTGCGGATCTTGGCCGTGACCACACGATCATTTGGCGGGAACGCCACAGGAATTCGACGAAGACCCGCGGGTATCGTCCGGTGAGTGCGGACTGTGCTGCTGAGCGTCGGCGTAGCCGGCCGCAGGCACGGAAGATCGAGACGGATCCGGTCCTTGCCGCCCGGGTGAAGGCTGATCTGGCCAGGTCTAGGACGCCGCGGCAGATCGCCGGTCGTTTGCGTTTGGAAGCCACAGACGACAGCGTTGAGACCATGACGAAATCACCCGACGCCGAAGGCCGCACCGTCTCCCACGAGGCGATCTACCGCTGGATCTACGCCCTGCCCAAGGGCGAGCTTGCCAAGTCCGGAATCCTGCTGCAATCCAAGCGCACCAAACGAAAATCAGTGAAGCCGCTGGGTGAACGCACAGGTGGACGGATCATTGGCATGGTCAGCATCGACGACCGTCCAGAGGAAGCAGCAGATCGCCGTGTTCCAGGTGCGTGGGAAGGGGACTTGGTGGTCGGCAAGGGCGGCAAGAGTGCTATCGCAACCCTGGTCGAGAGGCACAGCAGGTTCTTGATCATGCTGGGCCTGCCTGAAGGCAAGAAGGCCGACGGCCTCGCCGACGTGCTGATCAACCGGGTCAATGACCTGCCGGCCCTGATGCGTGGTTCCCTGACGTGGGATCAAGGCACCGAGATGGCCCGCCACGCACAACTGACACTGGCCACGGACCTTCCCGTCTATTTCGCACATCCCCACTCGCCGTGGGAGAGGCCATCGAACGAGAACACCAATGGGCTGATCAGGGAGTACCTGCCCAAGGGCATCGAGCTGACCAGTCATCAGCCCTACCTGGACTCCATCGCTGATGAGCTCAACGACCGGCCCCGCGCCGTCCTGGGATTCCTCACACCACGAGAAGTATTCACCAAGCTACTCAACGACGATGTTGCTAAGACGGCTTGA
- a CDS encoding DUF4194 domain-containing protein, whose amino-acid sequence MTHFPEPDTYDGVPEPSLSGGTDAYRAERALFTGDTGAFPLEIRQALVRLLRGPYIDGTVDAHLWTTIQTHRASLQQYLSEIFLLLTIDADRKIAMLTPAEIEAVHTQPIVARKPLRREETLLALRLRVLLDRHASTGNDVTITRSGARELLAEHRQPGAVDDKRLDEQTDSSLARLLALKLLLPTELGGEYRVSNALALALPFDSIEQIPAYLAALDSSPDDDTLELGTGHDVAATAPEENL is encoded by the coding sequence ATGACCCACTTCCCCGAGCCAGACACATACGACGGCGTGCCAGAACCATCACTGTCTGGCGGCACCGACGCGTACCGTGCCGAAAGGGCCTTGTTTACCGGGGACACCGGTGCGTTCCCGCTGGAAATCCGCCAGGCACTAGTCCGGCTGCTGCGTGGGCCCTATATTGACGGCACAGTCGACGCCCACTTGTGGACAACCATCCAAACCCACCGCGCCTCGTTACAGCAGTATCTATCCGAGATCTTCTTGTTGCTCACCATCGATGCCGACCGCAAGATTGCCATGTTGACACCGGCGGAAATCGAGGCCGTCCACACCCAGCCGATCGTTGCACGCAAACCCCTGCGGCGGGAGGAAACGCTGCTGGCATTACGTCTGCGCGTGTTGTTGGACCGCCACGCCAGCACTGGCAACGATGTCACCATCACCCGCTCGGGTGCCCGGGAACTCCTGGCCGAACACCGCCAACCCGGAGCAGTGGATGACAAACGTTTGGATGAACAAACCGATTCCTCGCTGGCGCGATTGCTGGCGTTGAAGTTACTGCTCCCCACCGAGCTGGGAGGCGAATACCGGGTCAGCAACGCCCTAGCATTGGCCTTGCCCTTTGATTCGATCGAGCAAATTCCTGCCTATCTGGCGGCGTTGGACAGCAGCCCCGACGACGACACACTTGAGCTGGGAACCGGCCACGACGTCGCTGCCACAGCCCCTGAGGAGAACCTCTAA
- a CDS encoding transposase family protein, giving the protein MAADAATTLFNLPDYRVISTTSTADGCRQVMVESEQPPGCPSCGVVASRRKERRFQRIRDIEIGGKIEVLWRKYRWYCQELECQRLSFLSTTQVPARARSTGRLRDHLVDAVIRSGRAMSETAAGFALSWWMVRAAVSEACILKLPNVDALRPRMLGINEHRFRSVRYFKDPAAKACAPVS; this is encoded by the coding sequence ATGGCAGCCGACGCTGCCACTACTCTTTTCAATCTGCCTGACTACCGCGTCATCTCGACGACAAGCACGGCTGATGGTTGCCGCCAGGTCATGGTGGAAAGCGAACAGCCACCTGGGTGTCCTAGCTGTGGTGTGGTCGCTTCACGGCGGAAGGAACGTCGCTTCCAGCGGATCCGCGACATCGAGATCGGCGGCAAGATTGAGGTGTTGTGGCGAAAGTACCGTTGGTACTGCCAAGAACTAGAGTGCCAGAGGCTCTCTTTTTTATCGACGACCCAAGTCCCTGCTAGGGCGCGCTCGACGGGTAGGCTCAGGGATCATTTGGTGGATGCGGTGATTCGCTCTGGCCGGGCCATGTCAGAAACCGCTGCAGGGTTCGCGTTGTCGTGGTGGATGGTCAGGGCAGCAGTGAGTGAAGCCTGCATACTCAAGCTCCCGAACGTCGATGCACTGAGGCCAAGAATGTTGGGTATTAATGAGCACCGCTTCCGGTCTGTGCGCTACTTCAAAGACCCAGCCGCCAAGGCCTGTGCGCCCGTATCCTAA
- a CDS encoding transposase translates to MKEQVRTLLRTGSLEDAELAKDRLEELVQASKQPETTRLWRTICRWWKEIEVLIVTGATTGKVEANNTCIKHIKRAARGYRNPNNYTSVILLRSAARTTA, encoded by the coding sequence GTGAAAGAACAAGTCAGGACGCTGCTGCGAACCGGTTCCTTAGAAGACGCCGAGCTGGCCAAAGACCGCCTCGAAGAGTTGGTGCAAGCATCGAAGCAACCGGAGACGACCAGGCTTTGGCGGACCATTTGCCGGTGGTGGAAAGAAATCGAGGTCCTCATCGTCACCGGCGCTACCACCGGAAAAGTCGAAGCGAACAACACCTGTATCAAGCACATCAAACGCGCGGCACGTGGCTACCGCAACCCCAACAACTACACATCAGTTATTCTCTTGAGAAGTGCCGCCCGAACGACGGCATGA
- a CDS encoding DUF3375 domain-containing protein, which translates to MRPTDNAVDQWRAQKQLRHSPAWKLMQSAPWTVAFLRTEFTPSRQRVALEEFHADLAAFMKELRYENLSLNDAWQASNYADSWVRSQFLARPMVDGRFMYEPTAATARVLAFLETFTVERTNLNSSRLNTLLTSIETLSFQTDPNPESRISALEAEIAARRSEIEALKSGHNPAVLSDDSAVAATRSVLDLAASLPADFKRMRDGVEQMLHTIRQEIMESSVTKGVAVGQVLEGDKALRNTAEGETFQGFTEFLNDPAQQARFRQSVNEVLERDFTEQLSSEERANFATLVKEMRRQAADVHTIYGRLSESLHSYVSSDEFKDSILLRKAIHAAEQAVAAAALRPRTPVVAPLLFAPALETLAGLGIFDPDDHIPPPRLAAPPTLSGADIHRTPVTPQADMAAVHAAVARTRATRKGTATLSEVYAELPPELRHINTIRGLILAARGADESVDPEHTQTLRFTQIDGTERTALVPLITFTKDTAP; encoded by the coding sequence ATGCGCCCCACTGACAATGCCGTTGACCAGTGGCGTGCGCAAAAACAGTTGCGGCACTCACCCGCCTGGAAGCTGATGCAGTCCGCACCGTGGACTGTGGCCTTCCTGCGGACAGAGTTCACCCCTTCCCGGCAGCGGGTCGCGCTGGAGGAGTTTCACGCCGATCTGGCAGCCTTCATGAAGGAGCTCCGGTATGAAAACCTGAGCCTGAACGACGCCTGGCAGGCCTCCAACTACGCCGATTCGTGGGTTCGCAGCCAGTTCTTGGCACGCCCCATGGTCGATGGCCGGTTCATGTATGAGCCCACGGCCGCCACGGCCCGGGTGCTGGCATTCCTTGAGACGTTCACGGTGGAGCGCACCAACCTGAACAGTTCACGACTGAACACCTTGCTGACAAGCATTGAGACGCTTTCGTTCCAGACAGACCCCAACCCCGAGAGTCGGATCTCCGCGCTGGAGGCCGAAATTGCCGCGCGGCGCAGCGAAATCGAGGCACTGAAGTCCGGGCACAACCCTGCCGTCCTGTCCGACGACTCAGCGGTCGCCGCAACCCGGAGCGTCCTTGACCTTGCAGCCAGCCTGCCCGCCGATTTCAAACGCATGCGCGACGGCGTCGAGCAGATGCTGCACACTATCCGTCAGGAAATCATGGAGTCCTCCGTGACGAAGGGCGTGGCAGTGGGTCAGGTGCTTGAGGGCGACAAAGCGCTGCGCAACACCGCCGAGGGCGAGACCTTCCAGGGTTTCACCGAGTTCTTGAACGACCCCGCGCAGCAGGCCCGCTTCCGTCAGTCCGTCAACGAGGTCCTCGAACGCGACTTCACCGAACAACTCAGCAGTGAGGAGCGGGCCAACTTCGCCACACTGGTCAAGGAGATGCGCCGCCAGGCAGCCGACGTTCACACCATTTATGGCCGGCTGTCCGAGAGCCTGCACAGCTACGTCAGCTCTGATGAGTTCAAGGACTCCATCTTGTTGCGCAAGGCTATCCACGCCGCCGAACAAGCCGTGGCGGCGGCAGCGCTGCGTCCTCGCACACCCGTTGTCGCCCCGCTGCTGTTCGCCCCCGCCTTGGAAACACTGGCAGGATTGGGCATCTTCGACCCTGACGATCACATTCCACCGCCCAGGCTAGCGGCACCACCAACCCTGAGCGGCGCCGACATCCACCGCACCCCCGTCACCCCACAAGCCGACATGGCAGCTGTGCACGCAGCTGTCGCCCGCACCCGCGCCACCCGCAAGGGCACGGCCACGCTCAGCGAGGTGTACGCCGAACTCCCGCCGGAACTGCGCCACATCAACACCATCAGGGGCCTGATTCTGGCCGCCCGTGGCGCCGATGAGTCGGTTGACCCGGAGCACACCCAGACCCTCCGCTTCACCCAAATCGACGGCACGGAACGCACCGCCCTTGTTCCACTGATCACGTTCACGAAGGACACCGCGCCATGA
- a CDS encoding ATP-binding protein: MSIAVTLPIGEELNPGQYRLSQIQIINWGTFHGRHSMYVDRAGTLLTGHPGVGKSTLFDGIQHIFYAAPRLNESAHEASNRKDRRTTFSYMRGRKIKNAEGTVYQRPSATWSATALVFEDGLGRQVSIAALFDLPANGLEGQVGKHYIIHDKPLDTEALENHGSRRFSPSSLHAALPGAEAFDVHRTFAERFRRRLGIDNDKAFSLLRTLQNGKGLDKGVNRFFRYEVLDIPGTLAAAKSAVEDFSHLRGIYRQLQDARGQRDALAPVPELHRKLREFKANHARTAELKNVQLPLLRQQFQAELLAAKAVSLAGQHAEKAMQIEAATAAKETLSESLSSLEEHHANHGGRAIDGLEKDIRTAKRELEERLRRETSVRDELDAAGLDYNWSAQGLAAARLEAADGVEHQQAETEAARTREYEAVAASINTKVDEKKLRAEIASYQRRGSNIDGRNAAARRAICATTGLDPALMPFAGELVDIASEHSSWRPATEKVLRSLATTLLVRDEDIKAVTGAINSLDDHGKLRWINIGTHIPAQSAGPHDLVTKLEFQTSDAGDWLRAKITRDFGFRCVESDSELHAHNRAISMAGTLKVNAATYERDTRSVSPSDYLLGFNNVEKIAQLEAQAAELAAAYQSATALADQRSHAKDALTGRLEALLRVSRDQRPFEELDSGSLSAALTSLQASLQATIESSATLAQIRASLTAAKAELEACVGKLAILQHDLSRIDSELTTAHSSGERLSGEAAQNPAADWARSEFDPYLLDTWPTSLDELEKVFTTATVDLGERLATVKERVFRTEAALSETFRAFAREFGPVVSASHGTGAEAVEAYEALHERILADGLPQRQVEFREYFNNRSYERFSDLLQLLEEERRGIEERILPLNQILEDVPFEKGSRLRLEVKTAIPDEARSFRTELKEALGNAYTTASEETIASSYLQLERLVDALSDTSRQHWADTVLDVRQHVTISCNEHRPNGEVELGLEPGTLSGGEGQRFTSFIMGAALAYQLGIDTQGYSTYGTVMIDEAFIQANSEYAGAGINALQEFGFQLLLAAPEDKVDLSKHLGSVTDIIKHPQANVSGFVSTGRSPATATAIILR, encoded by the coding sequence ATGAGCATTGCAGTGACCTTGCCGATCGGCGAAGAACTCAACCCCGGCCAGTACCGGCTCAGCCAGATCCAAATCATCAACTGGGGCACCTTCCACGGCCGGCACTCCATGTATGTCGACAGGGCCGGCACCTTACTCACCGGCCACCCGGGCGTGGGAAAATCCACCCTTTTTGACGGCATCCAACACATCTTTTACGCGGCACCGCGACTCAACGAGTCCGCGCACGAGGCGTCCAACCGCAAAGACCGCCGCACCACCTTCAGCTACATGCGTGGACGAAAGATCAAAAATGCCGAGGGCACCGTATACCAACGCCCGAGTGCCACCTGGTCGGCCACCGCCTTGGTGTTTGAGGACGGTCTGGGCCGACAGGTGAGCATTGCCGCACTCTTTGACCTTCCAGCCAACGGATTGGAGGGTCAGGTGGGGAAACACTACATCATCCACGACAAGCCCTTGGATACCGAAGCGCTGGAAAACCATGGCAGCCGCCGCTTCTCACCGTCCTCGCTCCATGCGGCGCTGCCCGGCGCTGAGGCGTTCGACGTGCACAGGACTTTTGCCGAACGTTTCCGCCGCCGGCTGGGCATCGACAATGACAAGGCGTTTAGTTTGTTGCGCACCCTGCAAAATGGCAAGGGCCTGGACAAGGGAGTCAATAGGTTCTTCCGCTACGAGGTGTTGGACATTCCCGGCACCCTCGCAGCAGCCAAATCAGCAGTGGAGGATTTTAGTCACCTGCGCGGGATTTACCGCCAATTGCAGGACGCCCGCGGCCAGCGTGACGCATTGGCTCCTGTCCCGGAACTTCACAGAAAACTGCGCGAATTCAAGGCAAACCACGCCCGTACAGCTGAGCTAAAAAATGTTCAACTACCCTTGTTGCGCCAGCAGTTCCAGGCTGAACTCTTGGCCGCAAAGGCTGTGTCCCTGGCTGGGCAACATGCCGAAAAAGCCATGCAGATCGAGGCTGCGACCGCGGCCAAGGAAACGCTTTCTGAGTCGTTGTCGTCGCTGGAGGAGCACCACGCCAACCATGGGGGCCGGGCCATCGACGGCCTAGAGAAGGACATTCGTACTGCCAAACGTGAGCTGGAGGAGCGCCTGCGGCGCGAGACGTCGGTACGCGATGAACTCGATGCGGCCGGTCTGGACTACAACTGGAGCGCCCAGGGACTCGCAGCGGCACGCTTGGAGGCAGCGGACGGCGTCGAGCACCAGCAGGCAGAGACCGAGGCCGCCCGCACTCGCGAGTACGAGGCCGTGGCGGCCAGTATCAACACGAAGGTGGACGAGAAGAAACTACGTGCGGAGATCGCCTCGTACCAGCGACGCGGCAGTAACATCGATGGACGCAACGCCGCAGCCCGCCGCGCCATCTGCGCCACGACCGGGCTGGATCCGGCACTGATGCCGTTCGCCGGCGAATTGGTGGACATCGCCAGTGAACACAGCTCTTGGCGTCCCGCAACGGAGAAGGTCCTGCGTTCGCTGGCCACCACACTGCTGGTACGCGATGAGGATATCAAGGCTGTCACGGGCGCCATCAACTCCCTCGACGACCATGGCAAGCTGCGCTGGATCAACATCGGAACCCATATTCCGGCCCAAAGTGCTGGGCCCCACGACCTGGTCACCAAACTGGAATTCCAGACTTCCGACGCCGGCGACTGGCTCCGCGCGAAAATTACCCGCGACTTCGGCTTCCGCTGCGTGGAAAGCGATAGCGAACTTCACGCTCACAATAGGGCCATCTCCATGGCTGGCACGTTGAAGGTCAACGCCGCCACCTATGAGCGCGACACCCGGTCAGTCAGCCCCAGCGACTACTTGCTCGGTTTCAACAATGTGGAGAAGATTGCGCAGTTGGAGGCACAAGCCGCAGAACTGGCCGCTGCCTACCAAAGCGCCACAGCTCTTGCGGACCAGCGCAGCCACGCCAAGGATGCTCTGACGGGCCGCCTTGAAGCCTTGCTTCGGGTTTCTAGGGATCAGCGCCCCTTTGAGGAACTTGATAGTGGTTCCCTCTCAGCGGCCTTGACCTCCTTGCAGGCATCCTTGCAAGCCACCATCGAGAGCAGCGCCACGTTGGCACAGATCCGTGCGTCTCTGACTGCCGCGAAGGCCGAGCTGGAGGCCTGTGTCGGAAAACTGGCAATCCTGCAACACGATCTGTCCCGCATAGACTCCGAACTCACCACGGCACATTCCTCAGGGGAGCGGCTGTCCGGGGAGGCAGCACAGAATCCGGCAGCCGACTGGGCCCGCAGTGAATTCGACCCCTACCTCCTTGACACCTGGCCCACATCGTTGGATGAGCTGGAGAAGGTATTCACTACAGCAACAGTTGATCTGGGCGAACGCCTGGCCACTGTCAAGGAACGGGTATTCCGCACGGAAGCAGCACTCAGCGAGACGTTCCGGGCCTTTGCCCGCGAGTTCGGGCCCGTGGTCAGCGCTAGCCACGGCACGGGCGCGGAGGCCGTAGAGGCCTACGAGGCACTGCATGAGCGCATCCTGGCTGATGGGCTCCCGCAGCGGCAAGTCGAATTCCGTGAGTACTTCAACAACCGCTCCTATGAGCGTTTCTCAGACTTGCTGCAGCTTTTGGAGGAGGAACGCCGTGGGATTGAAGAGCGTATCCTGCCCCTGAACCAGATTTTGGAGGACGTGCCCTTTGAAAAGGGCAGCCGGCTACGGCTTGAGGTTAAGACAGCCATCCCCGATGAGGCCCGCAGCTTCCGCACCGAGCTCAAAGAGGCCCTAGGCAACGCTTATACGACGGCCAGCGAGGAAACCATCGCCAGCAGCTACCTGCAGTTGGAGCGTCTGGTAGATGCCCTCAGCGACACTTCACGCCAGCACTGGGCGGACACCGTATTGGATGTCCGCCAGCATGTGACCATCAGCTGCAATGAACACCGCCCCAACGGTGAGGTGGAGCTTGGCTTGGAGCCGGGCACCCTGTCGGGAGGGGAAGGCCAACGCTTCACCTCTTTCATCATGGGTGCCGCGTTGGCCTACCAACTTGGGATCGACACCCAGGGATACAGCACCTACGGAACCGTGATGATCGACGAGGCCTTCATTCAAGCCAACTCTGAGTACGCCGGTGCCGGAATCAACGCCTTGCAGGAGTTTGGTTTCCAACTGCTCCTGGCCGCCCCCGAGGACAAGGTTGACCTTTCCAAGCACCTTGGCTCGGTCACCGATATTATCAAGCACCCGCAAGCCAACGTCTCAGGTTTTGTCTCCACAGGACGTTCCCCTGCCACTGCCACCGCCATCATTTTGCGCTAG
- a CDS encoding IS3 family transposase (programmed frameshift), translating to MSSRRKFSPEFKAEAVELVISSGRPIVQVAKEIGISDGSLGNWVREWKEEHPEAGSKDPGPVEWAKYKALQAENAELKREIEFLGKSQCLLRREATIDDYYAFIWQEKAHYKIDWMCQQLKVPRSSYYRWTKPQEPTPTQLRKEQLTKDVCRVYKREKGMAGRDQITTILGHEGIPVAAATVGTIMNKQGMRAVRMQAWKKTTVVDPAARTEHIKNHMLDADGKRDFTSTVPGTKLVGDITYLKTDSGWLYLATVIDLATRMVVGWAMASHMRTELIIDALKMARDHGRLHPDGAIFNSDRGSQYTSGDFQKWCAGNKVTQSMGEVGVCWDNAVAESFFSHLKTEMYHHHNFPNHMAARTAVMEYIESWYNRRRPHAYNQGLPPARALAEYEVQIEQAAA from the exons ATGTCTAGTCGTCGTAAGTTCAGTCCGGAGTTCAAGGCCGAGGCTGTTGAGTTGGTGATTTCCTCGGGCCGTCCGATCGTGCAGGTGGCGAAGGAAATCGGCATCAGTGATGGATCGCTGGGGAACTGGGTGAGGGAGTGGAAGGAAGAGCATCCCGAGGCCGGTTCCAAGGATCCTGGCCCGGTGGAATGGGCGAAGTACAAGGCGTTGCAGGCCGAGAATGCAGAGCTGAAGCGGGAGATCGAATTTCTGG GGAAAAGTCAGTGCCTTCTTCGCCGCGAAGCAACGATAGACGACTATTATGCGTTTATTTGGCAGGAGAAGGCACACTACAAGATTGACTGGATGTGCCAGCAATTGAAGGTTCCCAGGTCTTCGTATTACCGCTGGACCAAGCCGCAGGAACCGACCCCGACCCAGTTGCGCAAAGAGCAGCTGACCAAGGACGTGTGCCGGGTATACAAGCGGGAGAAGGGCATGGCCGGGAGGGACCAGATCACCACGATCCTGGGCCACGAGGGCATCCCGGTGGCCGCCGCAACGGTCGGGACGATCATGAACAAGCAGGGCATGCGGGCGGTTCGTATGCAGGCGTGGAAGAAAACCACTGTCGTTGACCCGGCAGCCCGTACCGAACACATCAAGAACCACATGCTCGATGCCGACGGCAAGCGGGACTTCACGTCCACGGTGCCGGGAACGAAGCTGGTCGGGGACATCACGTACCTGAAAACAGACTCAGGCTGGCTGTATCTGGCCACCGTCATCGATCTGGCAACCCGGATGGTCGTGGGCTGGGCGATGGCCTCGCACATGCGCACAGAGCTGATCATTGACGCCCTCAAAATGGCCCGGGATCACGGCCGGCTGCACCCGGACGGAGCTATTTTCAATAGCGACCGGGGAAGCCAGTACACCTCCGGCGACTTCCAGAAATGGTGTGCCGGGAACAAGGTCACGCAGTCGATGGGCGAGGTCGGGGTGTGCTGGGACAACGCGGTCGCCGAGTCGTTCTTCTCGCACTTGAAGACAGAGATGTACCACCACCACAATTTTCCGAATCACATGGCGGCACGGACCGCGGTCATGGAATACATAGAGTCCTGGTACAACCGGCGCCGGCCCCATGCCTACAACCAGGGCCTGCCACCGGCACGTGCCTTAGCGGAATACGAAGTTCAGATCGAACAAGCAGCAGCGTAA